One Desulfovibrio fairfieldensis genomic window carries:
- the rpsJ gene encoding 30S ribosomal protein S10, which produces MTTVSSDRIRIKLKAYDYRILDKAVAEIVDTARNTGAGVAGPIPLPTNIHKYTIQRSVHVDKKSREQFEMRIHKRLMDILEPTQQTVDALGKLSLPAGVDVEIKL; this is translated from the coding sequence ATGACAACTGTTAGCAGCGATCGCATTCGGATCAAGCTCAAAGCCTACGATTACCGCATTCTGGATAAAGCCGTTGCGGAAATCGTGGATACGGCGCGCAATACCGGTGCCGGTGTGGCGGGGCCCATTCCCCTGCCCACCAACATCCATAAGTACACCATTCAGCGCTCCGTGCACGTGGACAAGAAGTCCCGTGAGCAGTTTGAAATGCGCATTCACAAGCGGCTTATGGATATTCTGGAACCCACGCAGCAGACCGTCGACGCGCTGGGCAAGCTCTCCTTGCCCGCCGGTGTGGACGTGGAAATCAAGCTCTAG
- a CDS encoding response regulator yields the protein MPIDPALKAKQNLYEDTVIHYMNKEDGHVIVLSDDQAFSTQLRLTLAKELGLSSPNMLTALSDPHQLLRVLREVTPKHPAPMLFLERIMGGQDLSFLVNQIKQAYSKLRIIILTTDVQRDRLMLLHEVGADNFIAKPVSVNTLIEKMAFTLKPQSKLGQAIDLAKSFLAHQKYAEALAACQKILTLKPGSAAAYLVIGDTQRAMKDYEKARVAYETAAKSADLYLAPLQRMAEMYEELGDQQSQLRCLQKLDAISPLNVNRKVSLGEIHLAMGEPEKAEELFDKAMAQITKEAMDGISALSGRIASIYADRDPAKAEKFLRNSLEVKGKYLSKGDIMLFNQLGISLRKQGRWKDAITEYKRAIKIAPEDENLYYNVGMAFAEGGDFLQAKANLLKAVDLNPDIPGASPNIAYNFGAVFLQSKDRERASQFFKLALQLRPDFPAAQDGLKRAGGNRDAPCLQNTATTPWATRAWPNPSSSMRRIRSFTSAILRRMMCSMSITSAKGC from the coding sequence ATGCCTATTGATCCGGCCCTCAAGGCCAAACAAAATCTATATGAAGATACTGTCATCCACTATATGAACAAGGAAGACGGCCACGTCATCGTACTCAGCGACGACCAGGCTTTCTCCACCCAACTGCGCCTGACACTGGCCAAGGAGCTGGGACTCTCCTCCCCCAACATGCTCACGGCCCTGTCCGATCCGCATCAGTTGCTGCGCGTGCTGCGCGAAGTGACCCCCAAGCACCCGGCCCCGATGCTGTTTCTGGAGCGGATCATGGGCGGCCAGGATCTCAGTTTTCTGGTCAACCAGATCAAGCAGGCCTACAGCAAGCTGCGGATCATCATCCTGACCACAGACGTGCAACGCGACCGGCTCATGCTTTTGCACGAAGTGGGCGCGGACAACTTCATCGCCAAACCGGTGTCCGTGAATACGCTGATCGAAAAAATGGCCTTCACCCTCAAGCCGCAAAGCAAACTCGGCCAGGCCATTGATCTGGCCAAGTCTTTTCTGGCCCACCAGAAATACGCCGAGGCTCTGGCCGCCTGCCAGAAGATCCTGACGCTCAAGCCCGGCAGCGCCGCGGCCTACCTGGTTATCGGTGATACCCAGCGCGCCATGAAGGATTATGAAAAAGCGCGCGTGGCCTATGAAACGGCGGCCAAATCCGCCGACCTCTACCTTGCGCCGCTGCAACGGATGGCCGAAATGTATGAGGAACTGGGCGACCAGCAATCCCAGTTGCGCTGTCTGCAAAAGCTCGACGCCATCTCGCCGCTCAACGTCAACCGCAAGGTGAGCCTTGGGGAAATCCACCTGGCCATGGGCGAGCCGGAAAAGGCCGAGGAGCTCTTCGACAAGGCCATGGCCCAGATCACCAAGGAGGCCATGGACGGCATCAGCGCCCTTTCAGGCCGCATCGCCTCCATCTATGCCGACCGCGACCCGGCCAAGGCCGAAAAATTTCTGCGCAACAGCCTGGAGGTCAAGGGCAAATATCTCTCCAAGGGCGACATCATGCTCTTCAACCAGTTGGGCATCAGCCTGCGCAAGCAGGGCCGCTGGAAGGACGCCATCACCGAATACAAACGGGCCATCAAGATCGCGCCCGAAGATGAAAATCTCTATTATAATGTCGGCATGGCCTTCGCTGAAGGCGGCGACTTTTTGCAGGCCAAGGCCAATTTGCTGAAAGCCGTGGACCTCAATCCGGACATCCCCGGCGCCAGCCCCAACATCGCCTATAATTTCGGGGCGGTCTTCCTTCAGTCCAAGGACCGCGAGCGGGCGTCCCAGTTCTTCAAACTGGCCCTGCAGCTGCGCCCCGATTTCCCGGCCGCCCAGGACGGCCTGAAACGGGCGGGGGGTAATAGAGACGCGCCATGTCTTCAGAACACCGCGACGACACCCTGGGCGACGAGAGCCTGGCCGAATCCATCATCGTCAATGAGACGGATTCGTTCATTTACATCAGCGATCCTCAGACGCATGATGTGCTCTATGTCAATAACTTCGGCAAAAGGCTGCTGA
- the rpsS gene encoding 30S ribosomal protein S19 — protein MPRSLKKGPFVDGHLMNKVDSAVANSDRRVLKTWSRRSTILPEMVGLTFAVHNGKKFVPVFVTENMVGHKLGEFSPTRTFHGHAADKKAKAGKK, from the coding sequence ATGCCGAGATCATTGAAAAAAGGGCCGTTCGTGGACGGCCATTTGATGAACAAGGTCGACAGCGCGGTGGCCAACAGCGACCGTCGCGTGCTCAAGACCTGGTCGCGCCGCTCGACCATCCTGCCGGAAATGGTGGGACTGACCTTCGCGGTGCACAATGGCAAGAAGTTCGTGCCGGTGTTTGTCACCGAAAACATGGTGGGCCACAAGTTGGGCGAATTTTCGCCCACCCGTACCTTCCACGGGCACGCTGCCGATAAAAAGGCCAAGGCCGGCAAGAAGTAG
- the rplP gene encoding 50S ribosomal protein L16: MLAPKKVKFRKWQKGRLRGLATRGASIAFGDIGLKAVQHGHLSSQQIEAARIAMMRHIKRGGKVWIRVFPDRPVTSKPLETRQGSGKGAPVGWCAPVKPGRVLYEIKGVSLELAREALTRAAHKLPVKTVIVVREGF, translated from the coding sequence ATGCTTGCGCCCAAAAAAGTTAAATTCCGCAAGTGGCAGAAAGGCCGTTTGCGCGGGCTGGCTACGCGCGGCGCCTCCATTGCCTTCGGCGACATCGGCCTGAAGGCCGTGCAGCACGGACATCTGTCCAGCCAGCAGATTGAGGCCGCCCGTATCGCCATGATGCGTCACATCAAGCGCGGCGGCAAAGTCTGGATTCGCGTTTTTCCGGACCGTCCGGTCACCTCCAAGCCTCTGGAAACCCGTCAGGGTTCCGGTAAGGGCGCGCCGGTGGGCTGGTGCGCGCCGGTCAAACCCGGCCGCGTGCTGTATGAAATCAAGGGCGTCAGCCTGGAACTGGCCCGCGAAGCCTTGACCCGCGCGGCGCACAAGCTGCCTGTCAAGACTGTCATCGTGGTGAGGGAGGGCTTCTAA
- the rplE gene encoding 50S ribosomal protein L5: MTRLEKIYREKVVPVLQKEFNYTSSMQLPGIEKISLNIGLGAATQNNKIMEEAVAELTAIAGQKAVVTRAKKSIAAFKLREGMPIGARVTLRKDRMWDFLDKLMNFALPRVRDFRGIPDRGFDGRGNFTLGIKEHTIFPELEIDRVENPKGMNITIVTSAATDKEGKFLLDQLGMPFRK, from the coding sequence ATGACACGCCTTGAAAAGATATATAGAGAGAAAGTGGTTCCGGTGTTGCAGAAGGAGTTCAATTATACCTCCTCTATGCAGCTGCCCGGGATTGAAAAAATCTCTCTGAACATCGGCCTTGGCGCCGCCACCCAGAACAACAAGATCATGGAGGAGGCCGTGGCGGAACTGACCGCCATTGCCGGCCAGAAAGCTGTGGTGACCCGCGCCAAGAAATCCATTGCCGCTTTCAAGCTGCGCGAAGGCATGCCCATCGGCGCTCGCGTCACCCTGCGCAAGGACCGCATGTGGGACTTCCTGGACAAGCTCATGAACTTTGCCCTGCCCCGGGTGCGCGACTTCCGCGGCATTCCGGATCGCGGCTTTGACGGGCGCGGCAACTTCACCTTGGGCATCAAGGAACACACCATCTTTCCCGAGCTGGAAATCGACCGTGTGGAAAATCCCAAGGGCATGAACATCACCATTGTTACTTCGGCGGCCACGGACAAGGAAGGCAAGTTCCTTCTGGACCAGTTGGGCATGCCGTTCCGTAAATAG
- a CDS encoding type Z 30S ribosomal protein S14 has protein sequence MSRTSLEVKAKRKPKFSARAYNRCPLCGRSRAFLRQFGICRICFRNMALRGELPGVRKSSW, from the coding sequence ATGTCCCGTACTTCGCTGGAAGTGAAGGCCAAACGTAAGCCCAAGTTCAGTGCGCGCGCCTACAATCGTTGCCCGCTGTGCGGTCGTTCCCGCGCCTTTTTGCGCCAGTTCGGCATCTGCCGTATCTGCTTCCGCAACATGGCCCTGCGCGGCGAGTTGCCCGGCGTGCGCAAGTCGAGCTGGTAA
- the rplN gene encoding 50S ribosomal protein L14, with product MIQVESTLQVADNSGAKKVACIKVLGGSHRRYASVGDIIMVSVKEAMPHSKVKKGDVMKAVIVRTAKEVRRMDGSYIKFDGNAAVLLSNQGEPVGTRIFGPVARELRAQNFMKIISLAPEVL from the coding sequence ATGATCCAGGTAGAATCAACGCTTCAGGTGGCCGACAATTCCGGCGCCAAAAAGGTGGCCTGCATCAAGGTGCTGGGCGGTTCGCACCGCCGTTACGCCTCGGTGGGCGACATCATCATGGTTTCCGTCAAGGAAGCCATGCCCCACAGCAAGGTGAAGAAGGGCGACGTGATGAAGGCCGTTATCGTGCGCACCGCCAAGGAAGTGCGGCGCATGGACGGCAGCTACATCAAGTTCGACGGCAACGCCGCCGTGCTGCTCTCCAACCAGGGCGAGCCGGTGGGCACGCGTATCTTCGGCCCCGTGGCCCGTGAGCTGCGCGCCCAGAACTTCATGAAAATTATTTCCCTTGCCCCGGAAGTGCTCTAG
- the rplB gene encoding 50S ribosomal protein L2, with translation MAVRKLKPTSAGRRFQTVSDFEEITRTRPEKSLTEGLPKKAGRNNRGRVTSRRRGGGVKRLYRLIDFKRDKTGIEATVAQIEYDPNRTARIALLHYADGEKRYILAPVGLNQGDVVMSGVSTRSGATADIKPGNALEMARIPVGTVIHNVELYPGKGGQLCRAAGTYAQLVAKEGKYALLRLPSGEVRKVLASCVATVGQVGNIHHENISLGKAGRNRWLGRRPQVRGVAMNPIDHPLGGGEGRSSGGRHPVSPWGMPAKGYKTRDKKKASSRLIIKRRGQK, from the coding sequence ATGGCTGTCCGCAAGCTGAAACCGACCTCCGCGGGGCGTCGCTTCCAGACGGTTTCCGACTTTGAGGAAATCACCCGGACGCGCCCTGAGAAGTCGCTCACCGAAGGTCTGCCCAAGAAGGCCGGCCGCAACAACCGTGGCCGCGTCACCAGTCGCCGTCGCGGCGGCGGCGTCAAACGCCTGTACCGCCTCATCGACTTCAAGCGGGACAAGACCGGCATTGAAGCCACTGTGGCGCAGATTGAATACGATCCCAACCGCACCGCCCGCATTGCGCTGCTGCACTATGCGGACGGCGAAAAGCGCTATATCCTCGCGCCCGTGGGCCTGAACCAGGGCGACGTGGTCATGAGCGGCGTCAGCACCCGCAGCGGCGCAACGGCCGATATCAAGCCCGGCAACGCGCTGGAAATGGCCCGTATTCCCGTGGGTACCGTGATCCATAATGTGGAGCTCTACCCCGGCAAGGGCGGCCAGCTCTGCCGTGCCGCAGGCACCTACGCCCAGCTTGTGGCCAAGGAAGGCAAATACGCCCTGCTGCGCCTGCCCTCGGGCGAAGTGCGCAAGGTACTGGCCTCCTGCGTGGCCACCGTGGGGCAGGTGGGCAACATCCACCACGAAAACATCTCGCTGGGCAAAGCCGGCCGTAACCGCTGGCTGGGCCGTCGGCCCCAGGTGCGCGGCGTGGCCATGAACCCCATCGACCACCCGTTGGGCGGCGGTGAAGGCAGAAGCTCCGGCGGCCGCCATCCTGTGTCGCCGTGGGGCATGCCCGCCAAGGGTTACAAGACCCGTGACAAGAAGAAGGCCTCTTCCCGGCTGATCATCAAACGCCGCGGCCAGAAGTAG
- the rplX gene encoding 50S ribosomal protein L24, whose amino-acid sequence MKTYRIRKDDKVMVITGKDAGKIGKVLKILRKKDRVLVEKTNMAKRHMRPNPYAQQPGGIVEKEMPIHVSNVMVVCSACGKATKVGYKYIESEGKQKKVRFCKKCNEVME is encoded by the coding sequence ATGAAAACGTATCGCATCCGCAAGGACGACAAGGTGATGGTGATCACCGGCAAGGACGCGGGCAAGATCGGCAAGGTGCTCAAGATCCTGCGCAAAAAGGATCGCGTGTTGGTGGAAAAGACCAATATGGCCAAACGCCACATGCGCCCCAATCCCTATGCCCAGCAGCCCGGCGGCATCGTGGAAAAGGAAATGCCCATCCATGTCTCCAACGTCATGGTGGTCTGCTCGGCGTGCGGCAAAGCCACCAAGGTGGGCTACAAGTACATCGAGTCCGAAGGCAAGCAAAAGAAAGTGCGCTTCTGCAAAAAGTGCAACGAAGTCATGGAATAA
- the rpsQ gene encoding 30S ribosomal protein S17, whose translation MQALEERKGRTLTGIVVSDKNDKTIVVRVETLVKHPLLKKYVRRRKKFTAHDPMNECGMGDKVKIVEFRPMSRNKRWHLVSIIEKAV comes from the coding sequence ATGCAAGCTCTGGAAGAACGCAAGGGCAGAACGCTGACCGGCATTGTGGTGAGCGACAAGAACGACAAAACCATTGTCGTGCGCGTTGAGACCCTGGTCAAGCACCCTCTGCTCAAAAAGTATGTGAGGCGCCGCAAGAAGTTCACGGCTCATGATCCCATGAACGAATGCGGTATGGGCGACAAGGTCAAAATCGTGGAGTTCCGTCCCATGTCGCGCAACAAGCGCTGGCATCTGGTCTCCATCATTGAAAAAGCCGTGTAG
- the rplD gene encoding 50S ribosomal protein L4, protein MATVKVYDQNKQESGEMTLASDVFEIEVRPEILNLVVRAQMAAKRAGTHNAKTRAFVSGGGAKPWKQKGTGRARSGSNRSPIWRGGAIIFGPSPRDYGFKVNSKVRALALKMALSSRLAGESLLVVKGIELPEAKTKHFAKVAGALGLGKALIVTPEDNEALSRSARNIPGLTLTTPDRLSVLDVLKHKQLVLLEGAVESVQARFAKKGA, encoded by the coding sequence ATGGCTACCGTGAAAGTATACGACCAGAACAAGCAGGAAAGCGGCGAAATGACGCTGGCTTCCGACGTGTTCGAAATCGAGGTTAGGCCTGAAATCCTCAACCTCGTGGTGCGCGCCCAGATGGCGGCCAAACGCGCCGGCACGCACAATGCCAAGACCCGCGCGTTCGTCTCCGGCGGCGGCGCCAAGCCTTGGAAGCAGAAGGGCACCGGCCGGGCTCGCTCCGGCTCCAACCGTTCGCCTATCTGGCGCGGCGGCGCCATCATCTTCGGACCCAGCCCGCGCGACTACGGCTTCAAGGTCAACAGCAAAGTGCGCGCCCTGGCTCTCAAGATGGCTTTGTCGAGCCGTCTGGCCGGTGAAAGCCTGCTGGTGGTCAAGGGCATTGAACTGCCCGAAGCCAAGACCAAGCATTTTGCCAAGGTGGCCGGTGCTCTCGGCCTCGGAAAGGCGCTCATCGTGACGCCCGAGGACAATGAGGCTCTGAGCCGCTCGGCCCGCAACATCCCCGGCCTGACCCTGACCACGCCCGATCGCTTGAGCGTGCTGGACGTGCTCAAGCACAAGCAGCTTGTGCTTCTGGAAGGGGCCGTGGAGTCTGTGCAGGCGCGTTTTGCCAAGAAGGGGGCTTAA
- the rplW gene encoding 50S ribosomal protein L23 → METTYVLLKPLLTEKTTLLKDEAQQVAFYVHPKANKLEIRQAVEKAFDVKVEAVNVVRRAPSVRERQGRVVGRKPGWKKAYVTLRQGDKIEFFEGV, encoded by the coding sequence ATGGAAACGACGTACGTTCTGCTCAAGCCCCTGTTGACGGAAAAGACGACGCTGCTCAAGGATGAGGCGCAACAGGTGGCTTTTTATGTCCATCCCAAGGCCAACAAACTTGAGATCAGGCAGGCTGTGGAAAAGGCTTTTGATGTGAAAGTGGAAGCGGTCAACGTAGTGCGCCGCGCGCCTTCCGTGAGGGAGCGCCAGGGCCGCGTTGTGGGCCGCAAGCCCGGCTGGAAGAAAGCGTATGTGACGCTGCGCCAGGGCGATAAAATCGAGTTCTTCGAGGGAGTGTAA
- the rpsC gene encoding 30S ribosomal protein S3: MGQKVHPFGFRLGYNKNWQSRWFSKKEYPAFVYEDSKIRAFVKKLLYHAGLSKIEIERAGGKVRLILSTARPGIVIGRKGVEIEKLRGDLRQKFGREFSLEVNEIRRPEVDAQLVAENIAQQLERRVAFRRAMKRTVSMARKFGGEGIKVTCAGRLAGAEIARTEWYRDGRVPLQTLRADIDFGFAEARTTYGIIGVKVWIYKGEILDKEVEQ; the protein is encoded by the coding sequence ATGGGTCAGAAAGTACATCCGTTCGGCTTCCGGCTTGGGTATAACAAGAACTGGCAGTCCCGCTGGTTCAGCAAGAAGGAATATCCTGCCTTTGTCTACGAAGACAGCAAGATCCGCGCGTTCGTCAAAAAGCTCCTCTATCATGCGGGGTTGTCCAAGATCGAGATCGAACGCGCTGGCGGCAAAGTGCGCCTGATTCTTTCCACGGCCCGCCCCGGCATCGTCATCGGGCGCAAGGGCGTGGAAATTGAAAAGCTGCGTGGAGACCTGCGCCAGAAGTTCGGGCGCGAATTCTCCCTGGAAGTGAATGAAATCCGCCGTCCCGAAGTGGACGCCCAGCTCGTGGCCGAGAATATCGCCCAGCAGCTGGAGCGCCGCGTGGCCTTCCGGCGCGCCATGAAGCGTACCGTGTCCATGGCCCGCAAGTTCGGCGGCGAAGGCATCAAGGTGACGTGCGCCGGTCGTCTGGCCGGAGCTGAAATCGCCCGTACCGAATGGTATCGCGACGGTCGCGTGCCCTTGCAGACCCTGCGCGCCGACATTGACTTCGGCTTTGCCGAAGCGCGTACCACCTATGGCATCATTGGTGTCAAGGTGTGGATCTACAAGGGTGAAATCCTTGACAAAGAGGTTGAACAATAA
- a CDS encoding sensor domain-containing diguanylate cyclase: MVNETDSFIYISDPQTHDVLYVNNFGKRLLNLRDVRGHKCYRLFHGRETPCEFCTNHLLSSEKFYIWEHFNELIGRSYLLKDKLIAWKGRQARLEIAVDITIKEDTGRSVKDKLEMQHALVECLRIFYAGTTFDGAINAILCKLGQMHQADRAYVFEYFTNDLGQTLVSNTYEWCAAGVEPQMDKLQNLPVDILESWRRLFGSEQSIVIRDLEDIRENHPEPYDFLKPQQITSLMASLLMVDGMATGFIGVDNPRHMGDDLSLLWSLAYFVAMEQKKRRMESDILYLSWHDDLTGLGNRHSYMRLLHELDTPDNAELGVAFVDLNGLKALNDSEGHMAGDAFLKCMGEVFTRHFRKDEVFRIGGDEFVIICRGIPASLFKKRLQAMRAEAENLYPAALALGSVWKKNGTSPSEMARLADKRMYADKRRHYCDRNRTGQPVRVCRSAPAGIMQKAL; the protein is encoded by the coding sequence ATCGTCAATGAGACGGATTCGTTCATTTACATCAGCGATCCTCAGACGCATGATGTGCTCTATGTCAATAACTTCGGCAAAAGGCTGCTGAACCTGCGTGACGTCAGGGGGCACAAGTGCTACCGCCTCTTTCATGGCAGGGAAACACCTTGTGAATTTTGCACCAACCATCTGCTCAGCAGCGAAAAATTTTACATCTGGGAGCATTTTAACGAGCTCATCGGCCGAAGCTATCTGCTCAAAGACAAACTCATTGCATGGAAGGGGCGCCAAGCGCGTCTGGAAATAGCCGTGGATATCACGATAAAAGAGGACACCGGCCGCTCCGTCAAGGACAAGCTGGAAATGCAGCACGCCCTGGTGGAATGTCTGCGCATCTTTTATGCGGGCACAACCTTCGACGGAGCCATCAACGCCATTCTGTGCAAACTGGGGCAGATGCATCAGGCCGACCGGGCCTATGTCTTCGAATACTTCACCAACGATCTGGGACAAACCCTGGTCAGCAACACCTATGAGTGGTGCGCCGCCGGCGTCGAGCCTCAGATGGACAAACTGCAGAATCTGCCTGTGGATATTCTTGAGAGCTGGCGCAGGCTGTTCGGCTCCGAGCAAAGCATCGTCATCCGGGATTTGGAAGATATCAGGGAAAACCATCCGGAGCCATATGATTTTCTGAAGCCGCAGCAGATCACCAGTCTGATGGCTTCGCTGCTTATGGTGGACGGCATGGCCACCGGTTTTATCGGCGTGGACAATCCCCGGCACATGGGGGATGACCTTTCCCTGCTCTGGTCCCTGGCCTACTTTGTAGCCATGGAGCAGAAAAAACGGCGGATGGAAAGCGATATTCTGTACCTGAGCTGGCACGACGATCTTACCGGACTGGGCAACCGGCACAGCTACATGCGCCTGCTGCACGAACTGGACACTCCGGACAACGCCGAACTCGGCGTGGCTTTTGTGGATCTCAACGGCCTGAAAGCCCTCAACGACAGCGAGGGGCACATGGCCGGGGACGCCTTCCTTAAATGCATGGGTGAGGTGTTCACCCGGCACTTCAGAAAAGACGAGGTTTTCCGCATCGGCGGCGACGAATTCGTCATCATCTGCCGGGGCATTCCCGCGTCTCTCTTCAAGAAGAGACTCCAGGCCATGCGCGCCGAGGCCGAGAATCTGTACCCGGCGGCCCTGGCTCTGGGCAGCGTCTGGAAAAAAAACGGGACCAGCCCTTCCGAGATGGCCCGCCTTGCGGACAAACGCATGTACGCGGACAAGCGCCGTCATTACTGCGACCGCAACCGGACCGGTCAGCCCGTCCGCGTCTGCCGGTCAGCGCCGGCCGGCATCATGCAGAAAGCGCTTTAA
- the rpmC gene encoding 50S ribosomal protein L29, producing the protein MAAKKKSDKAVRDAADKLRDMSAEELRGKLTEQRQELMNARFKHAAAQLEKTSELKAMRKQVARIETVLNEKEQRA; encoded by the coding sequence ATGGCTGCCAAGAAAAAAAGTGACAAGGCTGTCCGGGATGCCGCCGACAAGCTGCGCGATATGAGCGCGGAAGAACTGCGCGGCAAGCTGACCGAGCAGCGGCAGGAACTGATGAACGCCCGCTTCAAGCACGCCGCGGCGCAGCTTGAAAAGACTTCCGAGCTGAAAGCCATGCGGAAGCAGGTGGCGCGCATTGAGACCGTGTTGAACGAAAAGGAACAGAGGGCCTGA
- the rplF gene encoding 50S ribosomal protein L6, giving the protein MSRIGKLPIPVPNGVEVKIGTDVVEVKGPKGSLSTPLCSLLKYELADGHVTLTRLEETRESRSQHGLRRTLLANCIDGVTKGFSKALEVIGVGYRVAVKGNIIELAVGFSHPVVLELPAGIKAAVEGQVLTISGVDKELVGEMAARIRRIRKPEPYKGKGIKYVTETIRRKVGKSGGKK; this is encoded by the coding sequence ATGTCTCGCATAGGTAAACTGCCCATTCCCGTTCCCAATGGCGTCGAAGTCAAGATCGGAACGGATGTTGTGGAAGTGAAAGGCCCCAAGGGCTCGCTGAGCACGCCTCTCTGCTCTCTGCTCAAGTATGAGCTGGCCGACGGGCATGTGACATTGACCCGCCTCGAAGAAACCCGTGAAAGCCGTTCGCAGCACGGCCTGCGCCGCACGCTGCTGGCCAACTGCATCGACGGCGTGACCAAGGGCTTTTCCAAGGCCCTGGAAGTCATCGGCGTGGGCTATCGCGTGGCCGTGAAAGGCAACATCATTGAACTGGCCGTGGGCTTTTCCCACCCCGTGGTGCTGGAACTGCCCGCCGGTATCAAGGCCGCCGTGGAAGGCCAGGTGTTGACCATCAGCGGCGTGGACAAGGAACTGGTGGGCGAAATGGCCGCCAGGATCCGCCGTATCCGCAAGCCCGAGCCGTACAAGGGCAAGGGCATCAAGTACGTGACCGAGACCATCCGCCGCAAGGTGGGCAAGTCCGGCGGCAAGAAGTAG
- the rplV gene encoding 50S ribosomal protein L22: MESKAIAKFQRVSPRKTRLVAKNVQGLGVEEAMNLLRFTPNKPAGVLFGVLKSALANASQLGGVDVDAMVVKEIVVNEGPSWKRFMPRAQGRASKIHKRTSHITVILAEGQE, encoded by the coding sequence ATGGAATCGAAAGCTATTGCGAAATTCCAGCGCGTTTCGCCGCGCAAGACCCGGCTTGTGGCTAAAAACGTGCAGGGCCTTGGGGTTGAGGAAGCCATGAATCTTCTGCGCTTCACCCCCAACAAGCCCGCGGGCGTGCTCTTCGGCGTGCTCAAAAGCGCGTTGGCCAATGCCTCGCAGCTGGGCGGCGTGGATGTGGATGCCATGGTGGTGAAGGAAATCGTGGTCAACGAAGGCCCTTCGTGGAAGCGCTTCATGCCCCGCGCTCAGGGCCGGGCCAGCAAGATTCACAAGCGCACCAGCCACATCACCGTCATACTCGCAGAAGGGCAGGAATAG
- the rplC gene encoding 50S ribosomal protein L3: MAEKMGILGRKLGMTRIFAGDGAAVAVTVIEAGPCPVTQVKTVEKDGYNALQIALTEAKEKHVDKAMRGHFAKAGTGLFRHTREIRLSGAPEQQPGQQLTVDIFAAGDVVKVTGKSMGKGYQGRMRRWNFAGSKDTHGCEKVHRNNGSVGNNTFPGHVFKGRKMAGHWGNETVTEMGLLIVGVRPEDNVILVKGSVPGPKNGLVLIRKQ, from the coding sequence ATGGCTGAGAAAATGGGAATTTTGGGTCGCAAACTTGGCATGACCCGCATCTTCGCCGGTGACGGCGCCGCCGTGGCCGTGACGGTCATTGAGGCCGGGCCCTGCCCCGTCACCCAGGTCAAAACCGTGGAAAAGGACGGCTACAACGCCCTGCAGATCGCGCTGACCGAAGCCAAGGAAAAGCATGTGGACAAAGCTATGCGCGGCCACTTCGCCAAGGCCGGCACCGGGCTTTTCCGCCACACGCGTGAAATCCGGCTTTCGGGCGCGCCCGAGCAGCAGCCCGGCCAGCAGCTCACCGTGGACATCTTCGCCGCCGGCGATGTGGTCAAGGTGACCGGCAAGAGCATGGGCAAGGGCTACCAGGGCCGTATGCGCCGCTGGAACTTCGCCGGCTCCAAGGATACGCACGGCTGCGAAAAGGTGCACCGCAACAATGGTTCGGTAGGTAACAACACCTTCCCCGGCCACGTCTTCAAAGGACGTAAGATGGCGGGCCATTGGGGCAATGAAACCGTGACGGAAATGGGCCTTCTGATCGTCGGCGTGCGTCCCGAGGACAACGTCATTCTGGTCAAAGGTTCCGTGCCCGGCCCCAAGAACGGGCTGGTGCTGATCCGCAAGCAGTAG
- the rpsH gene encoding 30S ribosomal protein S8 has protein sequence MLTDPIADMLTRIRNAHLALHKEVNVPRSKMKESLAAILKQEGYVEDVAVADSTITITLKYLKGKPVISGLKRVSTPGRRVYVNSRQIPKVQNGLGICILSTSSGVLDGMTAHEKKVGGELLCEIW, from the coding sequence ATGTTGACAGATCCCATTGCGGATATGCTGACCCGTATCCGCAACGCACATTTGGCCCTGCACAAGGAAGTGAATGTGCCGCGCTCGAAGATGAAGGAATCGTTAGCCGCCATCCTCAAGCAGGAAGGTTACGTCGAAGACGTGGCCGTGGCCGACAGTACCATCACCATCACTCTCAAGTACCTGAAGGGCAAGCCCGTCATTTCGGGCCTGAAGCGCGTGAGCACTCCGGGCCGCCGGGTGTACGTGAATTCGCGTCAGATCCCCAAGGTGCAGAACGGCCTCGGCATTTGCATTCTGTCCACGTCCAGCGGCGTGCTGGACGGCATGACCGCCCACGAGAAGAAGGTGGGCGGCGAACTTCTGTGTGAAATCTGGTAG